The following are encoded together in the Stegostoma tigrinum isolate sSteTig4 chromosome 42, sSteTig4.hap1, whole genome shotgun sequence genome:
- the LOC125449381 gene encoding sorting nexin-32-like isoform X2, whose protein sequence is MEGRTDLFEGEDYKSRTMSVDLQTDSSLQVEISDAVSERDKVKFTVHTKTNLAHFKQPEFSVVRQHEEFIWLHDAYVENEDYAGIIIPPAPPKPNFDASREKLQKLGEGDGSMTREEFAKMKQELESEYLAIFKKTVAMHEVFLQRLAAHPQLRGDHNFYVFLEYDQELSVRGKNRKEILGGFLKNIVKTADEALITGISGIKEVDEFFEHERTFLIEYHNRVKDATLKSDKKTRSHKNVAEDYIPISSALSGLGTLDTNPLSKNFLKLAELFEKLRKLEGRVASDEDLKLSDLLRYYMRDSQAAKDLLYRRARSLSDYENANKALDRARMKNRDVKHTEANQQRCCQKFEKLSESAKQELSDFKIRRVSAFRKNMIEMTELELKHAKANLLLLRNCLSSLRGEQ, encoded by the exons TCAAGGACCATGTCGGTGGATCTACAGACGGACTCCTCGCTGCAGGTGGAGATCTCGGATGCGGTCAGCGAGCGGGACAAAGTGAAGTTTACGGTTCACACCAAG ACGAATCTCGCTCACTTCAAACAGCCTGAGTTCTCAGTCGTTCGTCAACATGAAGAGTTCATTTGGCTTCATGATGCATATGTGGAAAATGAGGATTATGCTGGGATTATA ATTCCTCCTGCCCCTCCGAAACCAAACTTTGATGCATCTCGGGAGAAGCTACAGAAACTTGGGGAGGGAGACGGGTCCATGACTCGCGAGGAGTTTGCCAAGATGAAGCAAGAGCTGGAATC CGAATACCTGGCCATCTTTAAGAAGACGGTGGCTATGCATGAGGTCTTCCTGCAACGCCTGGCTGCTCACCCACAGCTCAGGGGGGACCACAATTTCTATGTGTTTCTGGAATATGATCAGGAG CTAAGTGTccgtggcaagaacaggaaggagATCCTGGGTGGTTTTCTGAAGAACATAGTGAAGACTGCAGATGAAGCATTAATAACTGGCATCTCTGGAATTAAG GAAGTCGATGAGTTCTTCGAGCACGAGAGGACCTTCCTTATCGAATATCACAATCGGGTCAAGGATGCAACGCTGAAGTCAGACAAGAAGACCCGCTCTCACAAAA ATGTCGCTGAAGATTACATTCCAATCTCTTCTGCCTTATCTGGTTTGGGAACGTTGGATACCAACCCACTTAGCAA GAACTTCCTGAAACTTGCAGAACTCTTTGAGAAACTTCGG aAACTGGAAGGACGTGTGGCATCTGACGAAGACTTGAAACTTTCTGACTTGTTAAGATATTACATGAGAGATTCCCAAGCAGCAAAG GACCTGCTATACCGGAGAGCTCGGTCCTTGTCTGATTATGAAAATGCCAACAAAGCCCTGGACCGAGCCCGCATGAAGAACAGGGATGTGAAACACACTGAGGCCAATCAGCAACGCTGCTGCCAGAAATTTGAAAAACTTTCAGAATCAGCCAAGCAAG AACTCTCAGACTTCAAAATCCGAAGAGTGTCTGCCTTTCGGAAGAACATGATTGAGATGACAGAACTGGAGCTGAAACATGCCAAG GCCAACCTATTACTACTAAGGAACTGCTTGAGTTCCCTGCGAGGTGAACAGTAG
- the LOC125449384 gene encoding cofilin-2-like codes for MASGVAVSDEVVCCFNDMKVRKSCSQADLKKRKKAVLFKLDDSKEKIIVDQEKQITVGDVLEQRICDPLNSFIKMLPLNDCRYALYDASFETKETKKEELIFMHWVPEDASVACKMIYASSKDALKKKFTGVKHEWQVTSIEELMDRCELASKLGSGVIAFESQKI; via the exons GCATCTGGTgttgcagtctctgatgaagtggTGTGCTGTTTCAATGACATGAAAGTGCGCAAATCATGCAGCCAGGCAGATTTGAAGAAGAGGAAGAAGGCAGTGCTCTTTAAATTGGATGATAGTAAAGAGAAGATAATTGTGGACCAGGAGAAGCAGATTACAGTTGGAGATGTTTTGGAGCAAAGAATTTGTGACCCGCTCAACAGCTTTATTAAAATGCTTCCATTGAACGATTGCCGCTATGCTCTTTATGATGCATCCTTCGAGACCAAGGAGACAAAGAAGGAAGAGTTGATCTTCATGCACTG GGTTCCTGAAGATGCATCTGTGGCATGTAAAATGATCTATGCTAGCTCCAAGGATGCCTTGAAAAAGAAGTTTACAG GAGTGAAGCATGAGTGGCAGGTGACTTCCATTGAAGAATTAATGGACCGCTGTGAGCTGGCATCAAAGCTGGGGTCAGGCGTTATTGCATTTGAATCGCAGAAAATCTAG
- the LOC125449381 gene encoding sorting nexin-32-like isoform X1: MDDRVRDSRRIAKRQQSRTMSVDLQTDSSLQVEISDAVSERDKVKFTVHTKTNLAHFKQPEFSVVRQHEEFIWLHDAYVENEDYAGIIIPPAPPKPNFDASREKLQKLGEGDGSMTREEFAKMKQELESEYLAIFKKTVAMHEVFLQRLAAHPQLRGDHNFYVFLEYDQELSVRGKNRKEILGGFLKNIVKTADEALITGISGIKEVDEFFEHERTFLIEYHNRVKDATLKSDKKTRSHKNVAEDYIPISSALSGLGTLDTNPLSKNFLKLAELFEKLRKLEGRVASDEDLKLSDLLRYYMRDSQAAKDLLYRRARSLSDYENANKALDRARMKNRDVKHTEANQQRCCQKFEKLSESAKQELSDFKIRRVSAFRKNMIEMTELELKHAKANLLLLRNCLSSLRGEQ; this comes from the exons TCAAGGACCATGTCGGTGGATCTACAGACGGACTCCTCGCTGCAGGTGGAGATCTCGGATGCGGTCAGCGAGCGGGACAAAGTGAAGTTTACGGTTCACACCAAG ACGAATCTCGCTCACTTCAAACAGCCTGAGTTCTCAGTCGTTCGTCAACATGAAGAGTTCATTTGGCTTCATGATGCATATGTGGAAAATGAGGATTATGCTGGGATTATA ATTCCTCCTGCCCCTCCGAAACCAAACTTTGATGCATCTCGGGAGAAGCTACAGAAACTTGGGGAGGGAGACGGGTCCATGACTCGCGAGGAGTTTGCCAAGATGAAGCAAGAGCTGGAATC CGAATACCTGGCCATCTTTAAGAAGACGGTGGCTATGCATGAGGTCTTCCTGCAACGCCTGGCTGCTCACCCACAGCTCAGGGGGGACCACAATTTCTATGTGTTTCTGGAATATGATCAGGAG CTAAGTGTccgtggcaagaacaggaaggagATCCTGGGTGGTTTTCTGAAGAACATAGTGAAGACTGCAGATGAAGCATTAATAACTGGCATCTCTGGAATTAAG GAAGTCGATGAGTTCTTCGAGCACGAGAGGACCTTCCTTATCGAATATCACAATCGGGTCAAGGATGCAACGCTGAAGTCAGACAAGAAGACCCGCTCTCACAAAA ATGTCGCTGAAGATTACATTCCAATCTCTTCTGCCTTATCTGGTTTGGGAACGTTGGATACCAACCCACTTAGCAA GAACTTCCTGAAACTTGCAGAACTCTTTGAGAAACTTCGG aAACTGGAAGGACGTGTGGCATCTGACGAAGACTTGAAACTTTCTGACTTGTTAAGATATTACATGAGAGATTCCCAAGCAGCAAAG GACCTGCTATACCGGAGAGCTCGGTCCTTGTCTGATTATGAAAATGCCAACAAAGCCCTGGACCGAGCCCGCATGAAGAACAGGGATGTGAAACACACTGAGGCCAATCAGCAACGCTGCTGCCAGAAATTTGAAAAACTTTCAGAATCAGCCAAGCAAG AACTCTCAGACTTCAAAATCCGAAGAGTGTCTGCCTTTCGGAAGAACATGATTGAGATGACAGAACTGGAGCTGAAACATGCCAAG GCCAACCTATTACTACTAAGGAACTGCTTGAGTTCCCTGCGAGGTGAACAGTAG
- the LOC125449381 gene encoding sorting nexin-32-like isoform X3 yields MSVDLQTDSSLQVEISDAVSERDKVKFTVHTKTNLAHFKQPEFSVVRQHEEFIWLHDAYVENEDYAGIIIPPAPPKPNFDASREKLQKLGEGDGSMTREEFAKMKQELESEYLAIFKKTVAMHEVFLQRLAAHPQLRGDHNFYVFLEYDQELSVRGKNRKEILGGFLKNIVKTADEALITGISGIKEVDEFFEHERTFLIEYHNRVKDATLKSDKKTRSHKNVAEDYIPISSALSGLGTLDTNPLSKNFLKLAELFEKLRKLEGRVASDEDLKLSDLLRYYMRDSQAAKDLLYRRARSLSDYENANKALDRARMKNRDVKHTEANQQRCCQKFEKLSESAKQELSDFKIRRVSAFRKNMIEMTELELKHAKANLLLLRNCLSSLRGEQ; encoded by the exons ATGTCGGTGGATCTACAGACGGACTCCTCGCTGCAGGTGGAGATCTCGGATGCGGTCAGCGAGCGGGACAAAGTGAAGTTTACGGTTCACACCAAG ACGAATCTCGCTCACTTCAAACAGCCTGAGTTCTCAGTCGTTCGTCAACATGAAGAGTTCATTTGGCTTCATGATGCATATGTGGAAAATGAGGATTATGCTGGGATTATA ATTCCTCCTGCCCCTCCGAAACCAAACTTTGATGCATCTCGGGAGAAGCTACAGAAACTTGGGGAGGGAGACGGGTCCATGACTCGCGAGGAGTTTGCCAAGATGAAGCAAGAGCTGGAATC CGAATACCTGGCCATCTTTAAGAAGACGGTGGCTATGCATGAGGTCTTCCTGCAACGCCTGGCTGCTCACCCACAGCTCAGGGGGGACCACAATTTCTATGTGTTTCTGGAATATGATCAGGAG CTAAGTGTccgtggcaagaacaggaaggagATCCTGGGTGGTTTTCTGAAGAACATAGTGAAGACTGCAGATGAAGCATTAATAACTGGCATCTCTGGAATTAAG GAAGTCGATGAGTTCTTCGAGCACGAGAGGACCTTCCTTATCGAATATCACAATCGGGTCAAGGATGCAACGCTGAAGTCAGACAAGAAGACCCGCTCTCACAAAA ATGTCGCTGAAGATTACATTCCAATCTCTTCTGCCTTATCTGGTTTGGGAACGTTGGATACCAACCCACTTAGCAA GAACTTCCTGAAACTTGCAGAACTCTTTGAGAAACTTCGG aAACTGGAAGGACGTGTGGCATCTGACGAAGACTTGAAACTTTCTGACTTGTTAAGATATTACATGAGAGATTCCCAAGCAGCAAAG GACCTGCTATACCGGAGAGCTCGGTCCTTGTCTGATTATGAAAATGCCAACAAAGCCCTGGACCGAGCCCGCATGAAGAACAGGGATGTGAAACACACTGAGGCCAATCAGCAACGCTGCTGCCAGAAATTTGAAAAACTTTCAGAATCAGCCAAGCAAG AACTCTCAGACTTCAAAATCCGAAGAGTGTCTGCCTTTCGGAAGAACATGATTGAGATGACAGAACTGGAGCTGAAACATGCCAAG GCCAACCTATTACTACTAAGGAACTGCTTGAGTTCCCTGCGAGGTGAACAGTAG